From a single Vanessa atalanta chromosome 26, ilVanAtal1.2, whole genome shotgun sequence genomic region:
- the LOC125073969 gene encoding zinc finger protein 846-like, whose product MLEDINLNTIVSNILSEKRYSHCRLCLKIIKEQYVRFDDAVSLYPSSGIFQPLSEILIKLFDDNICDEIAGVEAVCTDCVNIALSSARFIEKCQNSSHILNGVFENLSNNFNTDIDTSNTNKTLYIVIDDLDSKILLVDKPQKKQKPIVSKLPFECHVCDEYFNTFVDIKAHNLAIHGTLTCDKCIETFESDIDLVSHESLSHKYKCPECPQYRSTEEGLRDHQDRLHNIYVCKECGKPCHGLDKLHIHEEKHKAKSSCPKCGKTYTTKEFYEKHVKLCLNNLIDPHPIRSNMEKTYSCEKCEKAYSTPGGLRVHNRFAHGNAKPHVCKECGKKFTAPSYLKVHMIKHTGEKNFKCDICNSRFVSKEALLYHTRRHTGEKPYTCKFCSERFVNASARAEHIKFKHVGPTLMCEICSRKFVTTHFLKQHISRHHDPTSKLYYGRNMIPPNLPVEQNMRRFIIKTEN is encoded by the exons atgctggaagatattaatttaaatacaattgtatcaaACATTTTGAGTGAGAAACGGTACAGCCATTGCAGGTTatgtttaaagattattaaagaGCAGTATGTTCGTTTTGATGATGCAGTCTCTTTATATCCATCTAGTGGTATTTTTCAACCGCTCTCTGAAATTCTGATAAAACTCTTTGATGATAAT ATTTGTGATGAAATAGCCGGCGTTGAAGCAGTTTGTACTGACTGTGTTAATATTGCGCTTTCATCGGCTcgttttatagaaaaatgtcAGAATTCGTCACATATTCTGAATGGAGTGTTTGAAAATCTCTCAAATAACTTCAACACTGATATCGATACAAGCAATACAAATAAGACATTATATATTGTGATAGACGATTTAGATTCTAAAATTCTACTTGTGGATAAACCTCAAAAGAAGCAAAAACCAATAGTATCCAAATTACCTTTTGAATGTCATGTTtgtgatgaatattttaatacatttgtagATATAAAGGCACACAACTTAGCAATACATGGAACTTTGACCTGTGATAAGTGTATTGAAACATTTGAGAGTGACATTGATTTGGTCTCTCATGAGAGTCTTAGCCATAAGTATAAATGTCCTGAGTGTCCACAATATAGAAGTACCGAGGAAGGCTTACGAGACCATCAAGATAGgcttcataatatatatgtttgcaAGGAATGTGGTAAGCCATGTCATGGCTTGGATAAACTACATATACACGAAGAAAAGCATAAAGCAAAAAGTTCCTGCCCAAAGTGTGGAAAAACCTACACAACTaaagaattttatgaaaaacatgTTAAGTTATGCCTTAACAATTTAATTGACCCCCATCCAATAAGAAGTAATATGGAGAAAACCTATAGTTGTGAGAAATGTGAAAAAGCCTACAGTACCCCAGGAGGACTCCGAGTACACAATCGGTTTGCGCATGGAAATGCCAAGCCTCATGTTTGTAAAGAATGTGGTAAGAAGTTCACCGCACCCAGTTACCTAAAGGTTCACATGATAAAGCATACAGGTGAAAAGAATTTTAAATGTGACATTTGTAATAGTAGATTTGTTTCAAAAGAAGCACTTTTATATCACACCCGACGACACACTGGTGAAAAGCCATATACTTGTAAATTTTGCAGTGAAAGATTTGTTAATGCTTCTGCTCGAGCTGAGCATATTAAGTTTAAACATGTAGGACCGACTTTAATGTGCGAAATTTGCTCACGAAAATTTGTCACAACACATTTCTTGAAGCAACACATAAGTAGACATCACGACCCCACCAGCAAATTGTACTACGGTAGAAACATGATACCTCCAAATCTACCAGTTGAACAGAACATGCGaaggtttattattaaaactgaaaactaa